One window of the Dreissena polymorpha isolate Duluth1 chromosome 5, UMN_Dpol_1.0, whole genome shotgun sequence genome contains the following:
- the LOC127832000 gene encoding uncharacterized protein LOC127832000 has protein sequence MSRVRLLVATVTAVFTCLSSTLACSCVGGTTKDIYCRSDYAIAAKILSKTPISTNPWVHVYEYKFEVLENYKPSAELDAARQVIQATDADTLCGVLLSAGSNYLLMGYFSEDWKSDQSNQLVLATSSCNLNRELSSSAAVARTEAGHVMSFLNDGNFRCETRGSGNPSWRSIIERIVSRDLNANTEMK, from the exons ATGTCACGTGTTCGCCTTCTTGTTGCCACGGTTACGGCGGTATTCACTTGCCTCAGCTCGACGCTCGCGTGCTCGTGTGTCGGTGGAACAACGAAGGATATCTACTGCAGGAGTGATTATGCGATCGCGGCCAAAATACTCAGCAAGACGCCCATCTCTACAAACCCCTGGGTCCATGTATACGAGTACAAATTCGAAGTCTTGGAGAActacaa GCCGAGTGCCGAGTTGGACGCCGCACGTCAAGTCATCCAGGCGACTGACGCAGATACCCTCTGCGGAGTCCTCTTAAGCGCCGGAAGTAACTATCTCCTGATGGGTTACTTCTCTGAGGACTGGAAATCTGATCAATCGAATCAGCTAGTTCTAG CAACGTCATCGTGCAATTTGAACCGCGAGCTGAGTTCAAGCGCTGCGGTGGCCCGGACTGAGGCCGGACACGTGATGAGCTTCCTGAACGACGGGAACTTCCGTTGTGAAACCAGAGGGAGTGGAAATCCGAGCTGGCGGAGTATCATAGAGAGAATCGTGTCCAGGGACCTGAACGCTAACACTGAGATGAAATAA